A stretch of the Leptospiraceae bacterium genome encodes the following:
- a CDS encoding fatty acid desaturase: protein MITTLEDVKIEEKKEPKLNDVKQELSEDVFRPSRLRASLYLLSGLLQTVISVYFLYYVQVNALYYFYLPAYFLAGTTVTSLFILGHDCAHESFFGNKRWNSFWGHILFIPSFYPYYAWKYSHNAHHQHTNSLRAPANSIYYDNTWIPLTIKQYRILKKRYPKRAFLYRLTRTLLPLGSLLHNYNYHYNPSLYKESHRKNVYFSYAVLFTYLGFLGTALIYFTGSVYSLFHYLLIPAIFFQFWMSLYTFLHHTSEKMKFYKEENWSQYKGQILSTRNSLMPAWLSSLHFHIDYHIPHHLNIRIPSYKLVEAQEQLRVSSFKEDLSEEKFTWKEYFNAIQKCQLWDDKNEKYITFKEAGV, encoded by the coding sequence ATGATTACAACTCTAGAAGATGTGAAAATTGAAGAAAAAAAAGAGCCCAAACTGAACGATGTTAAACAAGAGCTTTCGGAGGATGTTTTTCGGCCTTCTCGTTTAAGGGCTTCTTTATATTTGCTTTCCGGCTTATTACAGACTGTAATATCGGTTTATTTTTTGTATTACGTTCAGGTAAATGCCCTGTATTACTTCTATCTTCCTGCCTATTTTCTTGCCGGAACGACTGTAACTTCCTTATTTATTCTGGGTCATGACTGTGCACATGAATCTTTTTTTGGAAATAAGAGATGGAATAGTTTTTGGGGACACATTCTTTTTATTCCTTCTTTTTACCCATATTATGCCTGGAAATATTCTCATAATGCTCATCATCAGCATACAAATTCTCTCAGGGCCCCGGCCAACTCTATATACTATGATAACACCTGGATTCCTTTGACGATTAAACAATACAGGATCCTGAAAAAACGTTATCCGAAACGGGCTTTTCTTTACAGGCTGACAAGAACCTTGCTACCGCTTGGCTCTTTGTTGCATAATTATAATTATCACTATAATCCCTCTCTCTATAAAGAGTCACACAGGAAAAATGTATATTTTTCGTATGCAGTTCTTTTTACGTATCTCGGATTTTTGGGAACTGCCCTAATCTATTTTACAGGTTCTGTATATAGTTTATTTCATTATCTTCTGATTCCGGCAATTTTTTTTCAATTCTGGATGTCTCTTTATACCTTTTTACACCATACTTCAGAAAAAATGAAGTTTTACAAAGAAGAAAATTGGTCACAATATAAAGGCCAAATATTATCTACCAGGAATTCTCTCATGCCGGCCTGGTTATCTTCTCTACATTTTCATATTGATTACCATATTCCCCATCATTTGAATATCAGGATTCCTTCCTATAAGCTGGTAGAAGCTCAAGAGCAACTTCGTGTATCTTCTTTCAAGGAAGATTTAAGCGAAGAAAAGTTTACCTGGAAGGAGTATTTTAACGCAATTCAAAAATGTCAGCTCTGGGATGACAAAAACGAAAAATATATAACTTTTAAAGAAGCAGGAGTTTAA
- the folE gene encoding GTP cyclohydrolase I FolE, whose amino-acid sequence MIELSGSYYDSADDDEIGDMHYSSNIETPLRKDAFKMSDEQKMQVIEKHFSKIMETLGLDLKDDSLKGTPRRVAKMYVKEIFSGLKPDNKPSISVFENKYRYAQMLVEKNILFNSTCEHHFLPITGKAQVAYISSGKVIGLSKINRIVNYYAYRPQVQERMTLQIANALKEALDTEDVAVLIEAKHLCVSSRGIKDSDSTTLTVEYSGKFLYEEVKKEFLSYLRIPQV is encoded by the coding sequence ATGATTGAATTGAGTGGAAGCTACTATGATAGTGCGGACGATGATGAAATCGGTGACATGCACTATTCTTCGAATATAGAGACCCCCCTCCGAAAAGATGCGTTCAAAATGAGCGATGAACAAAAAATGCAGGTAATCGAAAAACATTTCAGTAAGATTATGGAAACTCTCGGTCTGGATTTAAAGGATGATAGCCTGAAGGGAACACCGAGGCGAGTTGCTAAAATGTATGTTAAGGAAATTTTTTCAGGCTTAAAACCTGATAATAAACCTTCTATTTCTGTTTTTGAAAATAAGTATCGTTATGCTCAAATGCTTGTTGAGAAAAATATTCTGTTTAACTCCACCTGTGAGCACCATTTTCTTCCCATTACCGGGAAAGCCCAGGTAGCTTATATATCCAGTGGAAAGGTTATAGGTCTTTCTAAAATTAATCGAATTGTAAATTATTATGCTTATCGTCCGCAGGTGCAGGAAAGGATGACTTTACAAATTGCCAATGCACTCAAAGAAGCTTTAGATACAGAAGATGTGGCTGTACTCATAGAAGCAAAACACCTCTGCGTGTCCTCAAGGGGAATTAAAGATTCTGATAGCACAACCTTAACGGTAGAATATTCCGGAAAGTTTCTATATGAAGAAGTTAAAAAAGAATTTCTAAGCTATTTACGCATACCTCAAGTATAA
- a CDS encoding SufE family protein → MKNRIEEIQDEIIEEFSEFEDWQERFQYLVELGDALPPYPEEFRKEEYLVPGCQSRVWVHPRIENNSLFFDADSDTALTKGLIAILIRVFSGQAPKEIASSSLEFLEKVGLQKFLSISRRNGLNSMVNLLMNAAKTHNHS, encoded by the coding sequence GTGAAGAATAGAATCGAGGAAATTCAGGACGAAATTATTGAAGAGTTTTCAGAGTTTGAAGACTGGCAGGAACGGTTTCAATATCTCGTTGAACTCGGAGACGCTCTGCCTCCGTATCCTGAGGAATTTCGGAAGGAAGAATACCTCGTACCGGGCTGCCAATCGAGGGTATGGGTTCACCCACGAATAGAAAACAACAGTTTATTTTTTGATGCAGACAGTGACACCGCTCTAACCAAAGGCTTAATTGCCATTCTCATTCGGGTCTTTTCCGGTCAGGCACCCAAAGAAATTGCCTCTTCTTCCCTGGAGTTCCTGGAAAAAGTAGGTTTGCAAAAATTTCTTTCTATCAGTCGCAGAAATGGTTTAAATTCTATGGTAAACCTTTTAATGAATGCTGCAAAAACCCATAACCATTCCTAA
- a CDS encoding RNA-directed DNA polymerase: MAKHYLRELQHIYNLKILSQYLGKDEYELQNLLYRKTYSSFLIPRKNGKHRSINAPSDELKYVLQNLNRFLSAIYNEMQGQEHPAHGFTLGKGILSNAKIHSGKAFVLNLDLKDFFPSISRNRIKEVFSSEPFMLKTEIADYLSELVTYYDTLPQGSPASPIISNLVCWNLDKTLSDFAKKNLLVYTRYADDLSFSSNQKIDTEIIKQIEDYIQKEGFQLNTDKTRIQNRTERQVVTGVTVNVKPNVSRKFIRRIRAILHSWETLGYEEADTIFQSSYKRRKGVFKAPSLKYYLIGNIAYIGHIRGQDDSIYNNFCIKLFRLSDRKVFKGQIERFIQSLQSDIDNQQFSETNLENRIFNLAKKAFEPHQIRYNNILRKYYTLRKKTKINITKGKNYSSLFLASLETSPEFKELLYESGRFGDKEYYSQYIKEAKRLIRNTNLINSQLKQKLYSLLFYKIWNPFLKDFETFSGSHPVYSEKFKKSFELLRNEIKIEGNFDEYFESHFNEKLFFSYAKKPLKTFLNISYSPSLAEATFFVNRSALEGFLASLLKNLISYEKAFQKQIGELKISYATSQNRHIIYLHFPSFPSSRSSKEYLKVLTKNGLFSNCLKYSEQEFDWLISGKFSDGYKYIKSNKNFTHGDLEMCYAREGGFCHSLIFHE; this comes from the coding sequence ATGGCCAAACATTATCTTAGAGAACTACAGCATATTTATAATTTAAAAATCCTTTCTCAATATTTAGGAAAGGATGAGTATGAATTGCAGAATCTTCTTTATAGAAAAACCTACTCGAGTTTTCTAATTCCTCGAAAAAATGGAAAACACCGGAGCATTAATGCTCCTTCAGATGAGTTAAAATATGTACTGCAAAATCTAAATCGCTTTCTTTCTGCTATCTACAACGAAATGCAGGGACAGGAACATCCGGCCCACGGCTTTACCCTCGGAAAAGGAATTTTAAGCAATGCTAAAATTCATAGCGGAAAAGCTTTTGTTTTAAACCTCGACTTAAAAGATTTTTTCCCTTCTATCAGTCGAAACAGGATAAAAGAAGTATTTTCTTCAGAGCCCTTTATGCTTAAAACAGAAATTGCAGATTACCTTTCCGAACTTGTCACCTACTATGATACACTTCCCCAGGGTTCTCCGGCATCTCCAATTATTAGTAATCTTGTATGTTGGAATTTAGATAAAACTCTTTCTGATTTTGCAAAAAAAAATCTTCTTGTTTATACGCGTTATGCAGATGATCTAAGCTTTTCCTCCAATCAAAAAATTGATACCGAAATCATTAAGCAAATCGAAGACTACATACAGAAAGAGGGTTTTCAGCTAAACACCGATAAAACTAGAATCCAGAATAGAACCGAAAGACAGGTAGTTACGGGTGTAACTGTGAATGTAAAACCCAATGTTTCCCGTAAATTCATAAGAAGGATTCGAGCTATCCTGCATTCCTGGGAGACCCTCGGTTATGAAGAAGCCGATACAATTTTTCAATCCAGCTATAAAAGAAGAAAAGGTGTCTTTAAGGCTCCTTCCTTGAAATATTATCTCATTGGTAATATTGCTTACATCGGTCACATTCGTGGACAGGATGATTCTATATATAATAATTTTTGTATCAAACTTTTCCGACTTTCCGATAGAAAGGTTTTTAAAGGACAGATAGAACGATTTATTCAGAGCTTACAATCAGATATAGACAACCAACAGTTCTCTGAAACCAACTTAGAAAATAGAATTTTTAATTTAGCAAAAAAAGCTTTTGAACCCCACCAGATCCGCTATAATAATATATTAAGAAAATATTATACACTCAGGAAAAAAACAAAGATAAACATTACAAAAGGGAAAAACTATTCCTCCCTTTTTCTTGCTTCTTTAGAAACAAGTCCGGAATTCAAAGAACTTCTTTACGAAAGTGGAAGATTCGGAGATAAGGAATACTATTCCCAGTATATAAAGGAAGCAAAAAGACTAATACGTAATACAAACCTGATTAACTCTCAATTAAAACAAAAACTTTATTCTTTACTTTTTTATAAAATTTGGAATCCTTTTTTAAAGGATTTTGAAACCTTTTCCGGCTCTCATCCTGTATACTCAGAAAAATTTAAGAAGAGTTTTGAATTACTACGAAATGAAATCAAAATAGAGGGAAACTTTGATGAGTATTTTGAAAGTCACTTCAATGAAAAATTGTTTTTCTCTTATGCCAAAAAACCATTAAAGACTTTTCTAAATATTTCCTATTCTCCTTCCTTAGCAGAAGCTACTTTTTTTGTAAACCGTTCAGCCCTCGAAGGCTTTTTGGCTTCTCTATTAAAAAATCTTATTTCCTATGAAAAAGCTTTCCAGAAGCAAATAGGAGAACTAAAGATCTCCTATGCTACCTCTCAGAATCGACATATAATCTATTTACATTTTCCTTCGTTTCCGTCTTCCCGCTCCTCTAAAGAATACCTGAAGGTTTTAACTAAAAATGGCTTATTCTCGAACTGTTTAAAATATTCAGAACAAGAATTTGATTGGCTTATCTCCGGTAAGTTTAGCGATGGATACAAGTATATCAAGAGTAATAAAAATTTTACTCACGGCGATCTCGAAATGTGTTATGCAAGAGAAGGTGGTTTTTGTCACAGTTTAATTTTCCATGAATAG
- a CDS encoding late competence development ComFB family protein, producing MSEKNTIKLKSWTREIRNSVEKDLKEELKIVIMEHPEWGWEQLSLQDVYACAINQLPPIYVIGDEEPPVKLSRGEIKDAILFAMKRIEEHPMHI from the coding sequence ATGAGTGAAAAAAATACAATTAAACTTAAAAGCTGGACACGGGAAATTCGTAATTCCGTTGAAAAAGACCTAAAAGAAGAGCTTAAGATTGTTATCATGGAGCATCCGGAATGGGGTTGGGAGCAACTAAGCCTTCAGGATGTATATGCCTGTGCTATAAACCAATTACCTCCTATCTATGTTATAGGAGATGAAGAACCACCCGTAAAACTCAGCCGGGGAGAAATCAAAGATGCAATTCTTTTTGCCATGAAACGAATCGAAGAGCATCCTATGCATATTTGA
- a CDS encoding fatty acid desaturase encodes MKLDKKEIKNRYAETVSEVTNIAKDSSKKRATLSDIRSYLSPETFENPNWKGIGLFLMNLTFFSIVMVSLYYAKSWYLIVLLEVLAGLTISGLFIIGHDAAHGALFKSEKLNRFIGQLAFLPSLHAYSQWAYGHNRIHHGHTIKREADFVWSPVTIEEYKKMNLIQKLQHKLYWSFLGAGPYYMIEVWLKGMMIYNAPVKNSVKDRILISVFGLSTALFAFYIGAGSGLDLQAGFWSFTKLWLLPFISWNYYIGLTVYVHHINPAISWKKHADWTPFYGQVHGTINYHIPWFFNIVLLNIYIHLPHHVHMKIPCYNLKRALEEMKKGYKDVIVERNTLFLDYLTSTSYCKLIDSETGEWHSYKSAREYSTYKLSMACHVE; translated from the coding sequence ATGAAACTGGATAAAAAAGAAATCAAGAATCGTTACGCTGAAACCGTCAGCGAAGTAACAAATATTGCAAAAGATAGTTCTAAGAAAAGGGCAACTCTAAGTGATATTCGAAGCTATCTGAGCCCGGAAACTTTTGAGAATCCGAACTGGAAAGGTATCGGTTTATTCCTTATGAACCTTACTTTTTTTTCTATCGTAATGGTTTCTCTATATTACGCAAAAAGCTGGTATCTTATTGTTTTATTAGAAGTGCTGGCCGGGCTTACTATCAGTGGTTTATTTATTATCGGTCATGACGCCGCACACGGAGCTTTGTTTAAGAGTGAGAAACTAAATCGCTTTATCGGGCAGCTTGCCTTTCTTCCGAGTTTACACGCCTATAGTCAATGGGCATACGGACATAACCGAATTCATCACGGACATACTATTAAAAGAGAAGCCGATTTTGTATGGTCACCTGTTACAATTGAGGAATATAAGAAAATGAACCTGATCCAAAAATTGCAACATAAACTTTATTGGTCTTTTCTGGGAGCCGGCCCTTATTATATGATTGAGGTCTGGTTAAAGGGAATGATGATCTATAATGCTCCTGTCAAAAATAGTGTTAAGGATAGGATTCTTATCAGTGTTTTTGGTTTATCGACTGCGCTTTTTGCTTTTTATATCGGTGCCGGTTCCGGGCTTGATTTGCAGGCCGGGTTCTGGTCGTTTACTAAGCTCTGGTTACTTCCCTTTATTTCCTGGAACTACTATATCGGTCTTACTGTTTATGTTCATCACATTAATCCTGCTATTAGCTGGAAGAAACATGCAGACTGGACACCTTTTTACGGTCAGGTTCACGGTACTATAAATTATCATATTCCCTGGTTTTTTAATATAGTATTATTGAATATTTATATTCACTTACCTCACCATGTTCACATGAAAATTCCTTGCTATAACCTAAAAAGAGCCTTAGAGGAAATGAAAAAAGGTTATAAGGATGTGATTGTAGAAAGAAACACTTTATTCCTGGATTATCTTACTTCTACAAGTTATTGTAAGTTAATCGATTCTGAAACAGGAGAATGGCATAGCTATAAATCGGCCAGGGAATACTCTACTTATAAATTGAGTATGGCCTGTCATGTAGAATAA
- a CDS encoding glycosyltransferase family 2 protein, with product MADFSLIIPTFNEKDNICILIPKLKELFIQNSISYEIIVVDDDSPDLTWKIARDKFEDDISVRVIRRVGKKGLSSAVIDGMSVARGKYLGVIDADMQHDESILPRMLKEMEEYEVVIGSRKVEDGGYGEWGFIRKMMSKGATLVAKIFLPIPVKDPMSGFFIVRKELFDELVSSINPRGFKILLEFIGRKKQVKAKEVGYVFRTRQYGTTKMSSSVIQNYLAALYDIRFGKYISLTFLVYAFVGLIGLAINFSIRKTSAFVFADEQNQSPLSIPVLSGFIASLFSNYILNNIWTFKQFRISGVLQQIKGFITFSLISVLGLLIQLSVWNFLLQIHNITFMNPAENWLSYFYNFVGIVVATASNYYLNKNITWEHN from the coding sequence ATGGCTGATTTTTCCCTGATTATACCTACCTTTAACGAAAAAGATAATATCTGTATCCTGATACCAAAATTAAAGGAACTTTTCATTCAAAACTCCATTTCCTATGAAATTATCGTCGTAGATGACGATTCTCCGGATCTTACCTGGAAAATTGCACGGGACAAATTTGAAGATGACATTTCGGTTCGAGTGATTCGTCGGGTCGGAAAGAAGGGCTTAAGCTCTGCTGTAATCGATGGAATGTCTGTAGCTCGCGGAAAATATCTGGGTGTAATAGACGCAGACATGCAACATGATGAATCTATTCTTCCGAGGATGTTAAAGGAAATGGAAGAATATGAAGTTGTGATCGGAAGTCGGAAAGTTGAAGATGGAGGATACGGAGAGTGGGGCTTTATTCGAAAAATGATGAGTAAGGGTGCCACTTTAGTTGCCAAAATTTTTCTTCCTATCCCGGTTAAAGATCCCATGTCCGGTTTTTTTATCGTAAGAAAAGAACTTTTTGATGAACTGGTCTCTTCTATAAACCCCCGAGGTTTTAAAATTCTTCTGGAATTTATCGGTCGAAAGAAACAGGTAAAAGCGAAAGAAGTAGGTTATGTATTTAGAACCAGGCAATACGGAACAACGAAGATGTCGTCTTCTGTTATTCAGAATTATCTGGCTGCTCTATACGATATACGCTTTGGAAAGTATATTTCTTTAACCTTTCTTGTTTATGCTTTTGTAGGTCTTATCGGTCTTGCCATTAATTTTTCTATTCGCAAAACCTCTGCATTCGTTTTCGCTGACGAACAGAATCAGAGTCCCTTAAGCATTCCGGTTTTAAGCGGTTTTATTGCCAGTTTGTTTAGCAATTATATCCTGAACAATATCTGGACATTCAAGCAATTCAGGATCTCAGGTGTCCTGCAACAAATTAAAGGATTTATTACATTTTCCTTAATTTCCGTTTTGGGTCTACTTATTCAGCTTTCGGTATGGAACTTTCTATTACAAATACATAATATTACCTTTATGAATCCTGCAGAAAACTGGCTCAGCTACTTTTACAATTTTGTTGGAATTGTAGTCGCTACTGCCAGTAATTACTACCTGAATAAAAATATAACCTGGGAGCATAATTAG
- a CDS encoding AAA family ATPase — MAATTICLMNFKGGVGKTTLTVNLAAGLANETREDGEPYKVLLIDADPQSNASVYTLGEYWRKTIYPSPDNSLYGVFLRLFKGSKNGLGPDDIIGSFDEDAPKTPIFATQKKIFSDGKAKYEEALAYWPNLHVIPSHYGLVNIEKQMKFSKDGTVKIPALGGSYYYFEILDKISRYIRQKYDFILIDCPPNLYTMSENALYFADHIVIPVIPDWLSTNGINWLVMQLFSISKKYRRKAKSIRAIVPTLWTEKEAVFARHIRILKRSLASWKKIEKYQNILEKAEVWEGLQRSSSVTKAIDSLRPIVDYPSTEASRAQLNLMLKQIIQWREGK; from the coding sequence ATGGCTGCTACAACCATTTGCCTGATGAATTTCAAGGGAGGTGTTGGAAAAACAACCTTAACTGTCAACCTTGCCGCAGGCCTTGCCAACGAAACCCGCGAAGATGGTGAGCCCTACAAGGTTTTACTTATCGACGCAGACCCCCAATCCAATGCTTCCGTTTACACCCTCGGTGAATACTGGAGAAAAACCATTTATCCCTCTCCCGATAATAGTCTCTATGGTGTATTCCTGAGGCTTTTTAAAGGTAGTAAAAATGGTCTCGGACCGGACGATATCATAGGTTCTTTTGACGAAGACGCTCCCAAAACCCCGATATTTGCTACCCAGAAAAAAATTTTTAGCGATGGAAAGGCAAAATACGAAGAAGCTCTGGCCTACTGGCCAAACTTACACGTCATTCCCTCCCATTACGGGCTTGTAAATATAGAAAAACAAATGAAATTCTCCAAAGATGGAACGGTTAAAATTCCGGCTCTGGGTGGTTCCTACTATTATTTTGAAATTTTAGATAAAATCTCCCGCTATATCCGTCAAAAATACGACTTCATCCTGATAGATTGCCCTCCGAACCTTTATACCATGTCAGAAAATGCTCTGTATTTTGCCGATCACATCGTCATCCCGGTCATACCCGACTGGCTCTCAACCAATGGCATTAATTGGCTCGTCATGCAACTCTTTTCCATCTCTAAAAAATACAGACGAAAGGCAAAAAGTATCCGTGCCATTGTTCCCACTCTTTGGACGGAAAAAGAGGCTGTCTTTGCGAGACACATTCGAATCTTAAAAAGAAGTCTGGCTTCCTGGAAGAAAATTGAAAAATATCAGAATATCCTGGAAAAAGCCGAAGTCTGGGAAGGTTTACAACGTTCCTCCAGTGTAACAAAGGCTATTGACTCGCTTCGTCCTATCGTCGATTATCCATCCACAGAAGCATCAAGGGCCCAGTTGAATCTGATGCTCAAACAAATAATTCAATGGAGGGAAGGGAAATGA
- a CDS encoding TonB-dependent receptor, whose product MRTFASFTLLFIMLLINSIYAEGQVRLKTILLPPFAAYKSSREAELEIKIQKFLKQELEKEGYTVTSTDSPGFSQNLRKAKEEQFELLIEGYYQRSPDSSNVSIFSQIYLVKDGFIIDACNILDYMILTEGVKLDKEEIKEEDKLRIQKYTKKLIQQLKANPSRKENRGNLEENLLSTRLIEEYKLPLNNQQQSIEKERDAVFDLIQSQVTVSATKISKRTNEAPNLVSVFRPEEIEEYGKLSLNEILYQLPGFAPSMDYDRRTVSSRGMFEGWNNNHLLLLMDGVQFNDSLYGSAYTWEITPMNFIKSLEVIRGPGSALYGSNATNGVVSINTYTGEDLKGEVKFRLRGGDYGTRINELLTGNSTQYVSYVASFSQYKTEGNNYKSEDGSYRLDDFGYYKKFDVKDKRSNSYAFLRLDGNNSFENFGFQYHRQDWSFETGHGWLWRIPDLKENMHESMETFSLSYKDKQKKKLNQEYIVRLQNRTIDWFMRYGENNAYEEYYPSGIWENLETGAYEVLTRAQWTYLLENGGSFLLGLEGSFFRYSGDKNHYSNIALADAANGWPPYDNGEIRKQGPWLEWIKDQGIPKGAIFAQLVSGKLFHEFVEITLGIRYDHKVAKFKGIDEPYAEFLSFPYKPEEKRVFSKTSPRLGLVFFPMKNLTIKAMGGSAFREPSITELFGANTFTLASNPRQLKAEVIHTRELGLDWFVQKNTNFRLNFFDTRFENQIAYSIANNNLSSNIYTLHTQGVESEVLLHFKELSGYINYSYNKRIGELIQDNTVSKSDNSVTWSPVYTGNAGVLWKILNFHTGFSLHYQGKVYRRNSDLGQIEPLTGILLNDPNMYPVYRPRTVPSWIDASLRFSYDITKNLQAGIYFSNLFNTSQKLIKNNNYPFDYLREGRRFLIELKGSF is encoded by the coding sequence ATGAGAACTTTTGCTTCATTTACTCTCTTGTTTATTATGTTATTGATAAATTCAATATATGCCGAGGGGCAAGTTCGCTTGAAAACGATTCTTCTTCCTCCATTTGCAGCTTATAAGTCGAGCAGAGAAGCTGAACTTGAAATCAAAATACAAAAATTTTTAAAACAGGAACTGGAAAAAGAAGGCTATACAGTTACAAGCACCGATTCCCCAGGCTTCTCTCAGAATCTAAGAAAAGCTAAAGAAGAGCAGTTCGAATTACTCATTGAAGGTTATTACCAGAGAAGTCCTGATTCTTCTAATGTATCTATCTTTTCCCAGATTTACCTGGTTAAAGATGGATTCATTATCGACGCCTGTAATATTCTGGACTATATGATTCTTACCGAAGGAGTAAAACTGGATAAAGAAGAAATCAAGGAAGAGGATAAACTTAGGATTCAGAAATATACAAAAAAACTCATACAACAACTCAAAGCAAATCCTTCCCGAAAAGAAAACCGTGGAAATCTTGAAGAGAATCTTCTCAGTACCAGGCTTATAGAAGAATATAAGCTCCCTCTAAATAATCAACAACAGTCTATTGAAAAAGAAAGAGATGCTGTTTTTGATTTAATCCAATCCCAGGTAACCGTATCAGCTACAAAAATTTCAAAACGAACTAATGAAGCACCGAATTTGGTTTCTGTTTTTCGTCCGGAAGAAATCGAAGAATATGGAAAGTTGAGCCTGAATGAAATTCTGTACCAGTTACCGGGTTTTGCTCCTTCCATGGACTATGATAGGAGAACGGTAAGTTCGAGAGGGATGTTTGAAGGTTGGAATAATAACCATCTACTGCTCTTGATGGATGGAGTGCAATTTAATGATTCCTTATATGGCTCTGCTTATACCTGGGAAATAACTCCCATGAATTTCATTAAATCTCTGGAAGTTATCCGAGGTCCCGGTTCTGCCCTGTATGGTTCGAATGCGACTAATGGTGTCGTTTCTATCAATACGTATACAGGGGAAGACTTAAAAGGAGAAGTTAAATTTCGACTTCGCGGAGGAGATTATGGCACCCGAATAAATGAACTTCTTACCGGGAACAGCACTCAATATGTTTCGTACGTAGCCAGCTTTTCTCAGTATAAAACAGAGGGAAATAATTATAAAAGTGAAGATGGATCTTACAGGTTGGATGATTTTGGATACTATAAGAAATTCGATGTAAAAGATAAGCGCTCTAATTCTTATGCTTTTCTCCGATTAGATGGAAACAATTCTTTTGAAAATTTTGGCTTTCAGTATCACCGGCAGGACTGGAGTTTTGAGACCGGTCATGGCTGGCTCTGGAGAATTCCCGACCTCAAAGAAAATATGCATGAAAGCATGGAGACATTTTCTCTCAGTTATAAGGACAAGCAGAAAAAGAAGCTAAACCAGGAATACATTGTTCGTCTACAAAATAGGACTATCGATTGGTTTATGCGTTACGGGGAAAATAATGCTTACGAGGAATACTATCCTTCCGGAATCTGGGAAAATCTGGAAACAGGTGCTTATGAGGTTCTTACCCGTGCCCAATGGACTTATCTTTTAGAAAACGGAGGAAGTTTCCTTTTAGGATTGGAGGGAAGTTTTTTTCGTTACTCCGGAGATAAAAATCACTACAGCAACATTGCTCTTGCTGATGCGGCGAATGGTTGGCCACCTTATGATAATGGAGAAATAAGGAAACAGGGCCCCTGGTTAGAATGGATAAAGGATCAGGGAATACCGAAAGGAGCCATATTTGCCCAGTTAGTGTCCGGAAAATTGTTCCATGAATTCGTAGAAATAACCCTGGGAATTCGTTATGACCATAAAGTAGCGAAGTTCAAAGGAATAGATGAACCTTATGCTGAATTTTTAAGTTTTCCGTATAAACCGGAAGAGAAAAGAGTTTTTAGTAAAACAAGTCCCCGTCTGGGCCTTGTCTTTTTCCCCATGAAAAATTTGACTATCAAAGCTATGGGAGGTTCTGCCTTTCGTGAACCATCGATTACGGAACTTTTTGGTGCGAATACCTTTACTCTGGCATCTAACCCAAGACAGCTAAAAGCGGAGGTAATCCACACAAGAGAACTGGGACTTGACTGGTTTGTGCAAAAGAACACCAACTTTCGACTGAACTTCTTTGATACCCGTTTTGAAAACCAGATAGCTTATAGTATAGCAAATAATAACCTGAGTTCAAATATTTATACACTTCATACACAGGGAGTAGAATCTGAAGTGCTATTACATTTCAAAGAGTTGTCCGGATATATTAACTATTCCTACAATAAGAGAATCGGAGAATTGATCCAGGATAATACTGTTTCCAAGAGTGATAATTCGGTTACATGGTCTCCGGTATACACGGGTAATGCAGGGGTGCTCTGGAAAATTTTAAATTTCCATACCGGCTTTAGTCTTCATTACCAGGGAAAAGTCTATAGAAGGAATAGTGATCTCGGACAAATAGAACCCTTAACAGGAATTCTTCTCAATGATCCCAATATGTATCCGGTATACAGGCCCAGAACCGTCCCCTCCTGGATAGATGCCAGCCTGCGGTTTTCCTATGATATTACGAAAAACTTGCAGGCAGGAATATATTTTTCTAATCTATTTAATACCAGCCAGAAGCTAATAAAGAATAATAATTATCCCTTCGATTACCTGAGAGAAGGCAGGCGCTTTCTCATTGAGCTTAAAGGGAGCTTCTAA